A section of the Phaseolus vulgaris cultivar G19833 chromosome 8, P. vulgaris v2.0, whole genome shotgun sequence genome encodes:
- the LOC137826126 gene encoding gibberellin 2-beta-dioxygenase 2 has product MASSTQEQQHQHLPNLYGGATSAPPPTPAAHHDNLLSSSDAADALSRLLHRLPPTLSLPTRRSSSSSSAATRPPSLSSLKDIFSCVSQLGYAQLTDHSVPPELANVAEEEALALFDLPRDQKESLIPESWPLGYGRGDEDDDDGLGESFRFDSACSTESSEFSLVSLREFARALENLGLKIVDELTNALGCENQLGDDPTRLRSLLWISESVPGNKSGGFYPFIIGLQYQIRNEKYSMLSDSGWVSVLPHVESILVTVGDIAQVWSNGKLKKVRGRPVATVGEEKGSRCITMSLLITLPTESRVAPLLPKATLGSNNNEEKEEVEEENNCGDEEEEERVFNSFDFEDYAWRVYHELIIFKDPLDRYRVVRS; this is encoded by the exons ATGGCGTCTTCAACTCAAGAGCAGCAACACCAACACCTACCCAACCTCTATGGAGGCGCCACCTCAGCACCGCCGCCAACCCCAGCGGCGCACCACGACAACCTCCTGTCCTCCTCTGATGCCGCCGACGCGCTCTCGCGCCTCCTCCACCGCCTCCCGCCCACGCTCTCCCTCCCCACGCGCCgctcctcctcttcctcctcggCCGCCACGCGTCCCCCCTCCCTCTCCTCCCTAAAAGACATCTTCTCCTGCGTCTCGCAACTCGGTTATGCGCAACTCACAGATCACTCAGTTCCCCCCGAACTCGCCAACGTGGCCGAGGAGGAAGCGCTCGCCCTCTTCGACCTCCCTCGTGATCAGAAGGAGTCTCTCATCCCTGAAAGCTGGCCTCTAGGCTACGGCCGAGGCGACGAAGACGACGACGACGGACTCGGCGAGTCATTCCGCTTCGACTCAGCGTGCTCCACTGAGTCGAGCGAGTTCAGTCTAGTCTCTCTGCGCGAGTTCGCACGCGCACTGGAGAACCTGGGGCTGAAGATCGTTGATGAGTTAACTAATGCCTTGGGGTGCGAGAACCAGCTAGGGGATGACCCGACCCGCTTACGTTCTCTTCTATGGATTTCGGAGTCTGTGCCCGGAAACAAATCGGGTGGGTTTTACCCGTTTATAATCGGACTACAGTACCAGATTAGGAATGAGAAGTACTCGATGCTGTCGGATTCGGGATGGGTTTCTGTGCTGCCACACGTGGAGTCGATTTTGGTCACTGTTGGTGATATTGCTCag GTGTGGAGCAATGGGAAGTTGAAGAAAGTTAGAGGCAGACCAGTGGCAACAGTGGGAGAAGAAAAAGGCTCACGCTGCATAACAATGTCATTGCTAATAACTCTTCCGACAGAAAGCAGAGTGGCTCCGCTTCTTCCCAAGGCAACCCTTGGAAGCAACAATAatgaggaaaaagaagaagttGAAGAGGAAAATAATTGtggtgatgaagaagaagaagagagggtGTTCAACTCTTTTGATTTTGAGGACTACGCTTGGAGGGTCTACCACGAACTCATCATTTTCAAAGATCCATTGGATAGGTACCGTGTTGTTAGAAGTTGA